The proteins below are encoded in one region of Metabacillus dongyingensis:
- a CDS encoding N-acetyldiaminopimelate deacetylase, which produces MDLLPSLINIRRDLHRIPELGFQEFKTQEYLLAYLGSLPSERMEIKTWKTGIFVKVKGIDPVKTIAYRADMDGLPIIEETEYSFQSEHPDRMHACGHDFHMTIALGIITYFVQNPVRDDLLFIFQPAEEGPGGAEPMLRSDIMKEWKPDLITALHIAPEYPAGTIATRPGLLFANTSELFIDLKGKGGHAAYPHTTQDMIVAAASLVTQLQSVVARNVDPLDSAVITFGKITGGTVQNIIAENARLEGTIRTLSVESMQKVKERIEALVHGLEIGYSCKAVIDYGSMYHQVYNHHELTEEFMDFTKANTDTEVVLCREAMTGEDFGYMLDEIPGFMFWLGVESPYGLHHSKLQPKEEAIQMAVQLMCKYFLYKAN; this is translated from the coding sequence ATGGATCTATTACCATCATTAATCAATATTCGAAGGGATCTCCACCGTATCCCTGAACTTGGCTTCCAGGAGTTTAAAACACAGGAATATCTTTTGGCTTATTTAGGCTCCCTGCCTTCTGAAAGAATGGAAATCAAAACGTGGAAAACAGGAATATTTGTAAAAGTAAAAGGGATCGATCCTGTGAAAACAATTGCCTATCGCGCAGATATGGACGGGCTTCCGATTATTGAAGAAACGGAATATTCTTTTCAGTCAGAGCACCCAGACCGAATGCACGCCTGCGGTCATGATTTTCATATGACTATTGCCCTTGGCATTATCACTTATTTTGTTCAGAATCCAGTAAGAGACGATCTCCTTTTTATTTTTCAGCCTGCTGAGGAGGGACCAGGCGGAGCTGAACCGATGCTTCGCAGTGATATCATGAAAGAGTGGAAGCCGGATCTTATAACAGCTCTTCATATTGCACCTGAATATCCGGCAGGAACAATTGCAACTCGTCCCGGGCTGCTTTTTGCCAATACATCTGAGCTGTTCATTGACTTAAAAGGCAAGGGCGGACATGCAGCATATCCTCATACAACTCAGGATATGATCGTTGCAGCTGCATCATTGGTCACACAGCTGCAATCTGTAGTGGCAAGGAATGTAGATCCTCTGGACAGTGCAGTCATTACTTTCGGAAAGATTACGGGCGGGACAGTACAAAATATTATTGCAGAGAATGCAAGACTCGAAGGCACCATCCGTACGCTCTCTGTAGAATCCATGCAAAAAGTGAAGGAACGGATTGAGGCGCTTGTCCATGGTCTTGAAATCGGCTACTCATGCAAGGCTGTTATTGATTATGGTTCTATGTATCACCAAGTATATAACCATCACGAGCTAACAGAAGAATTTATGGACTTTACAAAAGCAAATACCGATACAGAGGTTGTATTATGCCGTGAAGCCATGACAGGCGAGGATTTCGGTTATATGCTTGATGAAATTCCGGGATTTATGTTCTGGCTTGGAGTGGAATCACCATATGGACTCCATCATTCCAAGCTGCAGCCAAAGGAAGAAGCTATTCAAATGGCAGTTCAGCTGATGTGCAAATATTTTCTCTATAAAGCAAACTGA
- a CDS encoding YkuS family protein — protein MPKIGVEQSLSDVTAALQEKGYEVVQLRNEEDAKGCDFCIITGQDSNIMGISNAVTNGSVFSASGYTADEICQHVESRMQ, from the coding sequence ATGCCAAAAATAGGTGTTGAACAATCATTATCAGATGTAACAGCTGCTCTTCAGGAAAAAGGTTATGAAGTTGTTCAATTGCGAAATGAAGAAGATGCGAAAGGCTGTGACTTCTGCATCATCACAGGTCAAGACTCCAATATCATGGGGATCAGCAATGCGGTGACAAATGGTTCTGTATTCAGTGCAAGCGGTTATACGGCAGATGAAATTTGCCAGCATGTTGAGAGCAGAATGCAATAG
- a CDS encoding mechanosensitive ion channel family protein — protein MDFIDLLNKINWAGLMTTAGIITLKLIGILIAFIVVRAIGTRIVDKTFARVQERQSISIGRSRTLQSLTLNLFSYILIFIFVVMVFEVFEYDATALLAGAGVVGLAIGFGAQGLVSDVVTGFFLLLEKQLDVEDYVTTAGYSGIVEQVGLRTTQIRSFDGTLNFVPNREIISLSNHSRGNMRALVDIGISYDDNIDEAIAVLQQACDRIAAEDPAIVDGPSVIGVQGLGASDVVIRIIAKTENMMQWGVERNLRKKLKETLDAHGIEIPFPHQVFVEKKANEVQH, from the coding sequence ATGGATTTTATTGATTTACTGAACAAAATTAATTGGGCAGGTCTTATGACAACTGCTGGAATTATCACCTTAAAGCTGATTGGAATCCTGATTGCTTTTATCGTGGTGAGAGCGATTGGCACAAGGATCGTTGATAAGACCTTTGCACGTGTGCAGGAGCGCCAGTCCATTTCAATCGGCCGATCAAGAACACTTCAAAGCTTAACATTAAATCTCTTTTCTTATATTCTGATTTTCATTTTTGTCGTAATGGTGTTCGAGGTATTTGAATATGATGCGACTGCACTGCTTGCCGGTGCCGGTGTTGTCGGTCTTGCCATCGGTTTTGGGGCCCAGGGGCTTGTAAGCGATGTGGTAACAGGTTTCTTTTTACTTCTTGAAAAACAGCTTGATGTGGAGGACTACGTTACAACTGCAGGATACTCAGGAATTGTTGAACAGGTTGGACTGCGGACGACTCAGATTAGAAGTTTTGACGGCACTCTGAACTTTGTGCCGAATCGGGAAATTATCAGTTTAAGCAATCATTCGCGCGGAAATATGAGAGCGCTCGTAGATATAGGAATATCCTATGATGATAATATAGATGAAGCCATCGCAGTTCTTCAGCAAGCATGTGACCGCATTGCCGCGGAAGATCCGGCTATCGTTGATGGCCCAAGCGTCATTGGCGTTCAGGGTTTAGGAGCTTCAGATGTTGTGATCCGCATCATTGCCAAAACAGAAAACATGATGCAATGGGGTGTTGAGAGAAATCTCCGCAAAAAATTAAAAGAAACGCTTGATGCCCATGGAATTGAAATTCCATTTCCGCATCAGGTTTTTGTGGAAAAGAAGGCGAATGAAGTACAACATTAA
- a CDS encoding peroxiredoxin — protein sequence MAERMVGKQAPRFEMDAVMVNKEFGKVSLEENMKNDKWTVLFFYPMDFTFVCPTEITSMSDRYDEFDDLDAEVIGVSTDTIHTHLAWINTDRKENGLGELKFPLAADTNHVVSREYGVLIEEEGVALRGLFIINPDGELQYAVVNHNNIGRDVDETLRVLQALQTGGLCPANWKPGQATL from the coding sequence ATGGCAGAACGCATGGTAGGAAAACAAGCTCCGCGCTTTGAAATGGACGCTGTAATGGTTAACAAAGAATTTGGTAAAGTAAGTCTTGAAGAAAACATGAAAAACGATAAATGGACAGTATTATTCTTCTATCCAATGGATTTCACGTTTGTATGTCCAACTGAAATTACATCTATGTCTGACCGTTACGATGAGTTCGATGACCTTGATGCTGAAGTAATCGGCGTTTCAACGGATACAATTCACACTCACTTAGCATGGATCAACACAGACCGCAAAGAAAACGGTCTTGGCGAATTGAAATTCCCGCTTGCAGCTGATACGAACCATGTTGTATCACGCGAGTACGGGGTGTTAATTGAAGAAGAGGGTGTTGCTCTTCGCGGACTATTCATTATCAATCCAGACGGCGAGCTTCAATATGCTGTTGTAAACCACAACAACATCGGCCGCGATGTAGATGAAACACTTCGTGTGCTTCAAGCATTGCAAACTGGCGGACTTTGCCCAGCTAACTGGAAGCCGGGACAAGCAACTCTATAA
- a CDS encoding TlpA disulfide reductase family protein, whose translation MKLREQMPELNGAVEWLNGQQTKEDLIGEKPTLIHFWSVSCHLCKEAMPQVNEFRDQYKDKLNVVAVHMPRSEDDLNIEDIKKVAAEHDITQPVFVDSEHKLTDAFDNQYVPAYYVFDKTGALRHFQAGGSGMKMLEKRVNRVLAETENAE comes from the coding sequence ATGAAATTACGCGAACAAATGCCGGAATTAAACGGTGCTGTGGAGTGGCTGAACGGTCAGCAGACAAAAGAAGATTTAATCGGGGAAAAACCAACGCTCATTCACTTTTGGTCTGTAAGCTGCCATCTTTGCAAGGAGGCAATGCCTCAGGTGAATGAATTCAGAGATCAATACAAAGATAAGCTGAACGTAGTTGCTGTTCATATGCCTAGATCAGAAGATGATCTTAACATAGAGGATATTAAAAAAGTTGCAGCCGAGCATGACATCACTCAGCCGGTTTTCGTTGACAGCGAGCACAAGCTGACAGATGCTTTTGACAATCAATATGTGCCAGCATATTATGTATTTGATAAAACTGGCGCTCTTCGTCATTTCCAGGCAGGCGGAAGCGGCATGAAAATGCTTGAGAAGCGCGTAAATCGCGTATTAGCAGAAACAGAAAACGCAGAATAA
- the cspD gene encoding cold-shock protein CspD translates to MQATGKVKWFNSEKGFGFIEVEGGNDVFVHFSAITGEGYKTLEEGQEVEFNIVEGNRGPQAENVVKL, encoded by the coding sequence ATGCAAGCAACTGGAAAAGTAAAATGGTTTAATTCAGAAAAAGGCTTTGGATTTATCGAAGTTGAAGGCGGAAACGATGTATTCGTTCACTTCAGCGCGATCACTGGCGAAGGGTACAAAACGTTAGAAGAAGGTCAAGAAGTTGAATTCAACATCGTTGAAGGCAACCGCGGACCTCAAGCTGAGAACGTTGTAAAATTATAA
- a CDS encoding acetate uptake transporter encodes MNNQNVQQVKMTTADPSALGLFGLAMVTLVASSQKLGLTEGLSFILPWAIFLGGFAQLFACINDAKHNNTFGTTAFGAFGLFWLGVGGSWLIQLGVFGEELAASVDPKQLGFAFVGYLIFSLFMTIGAMETHKVLFFIFVLIDFLFIGLSLSSFGIMHEATHMLAAVSEMLIALLSFYGSAAAVLNAHFGRVFLPIGKPFGIFKK; translated from the coding sequence ATGAACAATCAGAATGTACAACAAGTAAAAATGACAACCGCAGATCCTTCAGCGCTTGGACTTTTTGGACTTGCAATGGTTACACTCGTTGCTTCTTCGCAAAAGCTTGGGTTAACGGAGGGTCTTTCATTTATTTTACCGTGGGCGATCTTTTTAGGAGGGTTTGCTCAGCTGTTTGCCTGCATCAATGACGCTAAGCACAACAACACGTTTGGGACGACTGCTTTCGGTGCGTTTGGCCTGTTTTGGCTTGGTGTAGGAGGTTCCTGGCTCATTCAGTTAGGTGTATTCGGAGAAGAGCTTGCAGCAAGCGTTGATCCAAAACAGCTTGGATTTGCTTTTGTCGGTTATTTAATCTTCAGCTTATTTATGACAATTGGTGCAATGGAAACCCATAAAGTGTTATTTTTTATCTTTGTTCTCATTGATTTCTTATTTATCGGTTTATCTTTAAGCTCTTTCGGCATCATGCACGAAGCGACTCATATGCTTGCGGCTGTTTCTGAAATGCTGATTGCCCTCTTATCATTTTACGGGTCTGCAGCGGCAGTATTGAATGCACATTTCGGACGTGTTTTCTTGCCGATCGGAAAACCTTTTGGCATTTTTAAAAAGTAA
- a CDS encoding cytosolic protein, whose product MNPFSVEFHKEDQTDAMTVQKMNEEDFHRATEGGTRHLFELDTNVGFFVFFDGEDKDGKEWYLVLHYEEEQEDPSACYSFELKDFYQFTALYLNDLEFNEETNEEEEAYGPIHHLAHLLFHIVEEGKKTEA is encoded by the coding sequence ATGAATCCATTTTCAGTAGAATTTCATAAAGAAGATCAAACAGATGCCATGACAGTTCAAAAGATGAACGAGGAAGATTTTCACCGCGCAACAGAAGGCGGAACACGCCATTTGTTCGAGCTAGATACAAACGTTGGTTTTTTCGTTTTCTTTGACGGGGAAGACAAAGACGGAAAAGAGTGGTACCTCGTTCTTCATTATGAGGAGGAGCAGGAAGATCCAAGTGCATGCTATTCATTTGAGCTGAAGGATTTCTATCAATTCACTGCTCTATATTTAAATGATCTGGAGTTTAATGAAGAAACGAACGAAGAGGAAGAAGCATATGGACCAATTCATCATCTGGCGCATCTTCTATTTCATATCGTTGAAGAAGGCAAAAAAACAGAAGCTTAA
- a CDS encoding DUF6509 family protein, whose protein sequence is MNIAAYTVEKLHDPFGILSGDRYEFFLELDVDEDDELYTEKGLLLKVIYLVDDSGGRISVYHLMEKETNTFLDFELDEEEEAMIKEFCQGHYSEEN, encoded by the coding sequence TTGAATATTGCAGCCTACACGGTTGAAAAATTGCATGATCCATTCGGAATATTATCTGGGGATCGCTACGAATTCTTTTTAGAGCTGGATGTTGATGAAGACGATGAACTTTATACGGAAAAGGGTCTGCTATTGAAGGTTATTTATTTAGTGGATGACAGCGGCGGAAGAATCTCTGTCTATCATCTCATGGAAAAGGAAACAAATACATTCCTTGATTTTGAGCTTGATGAAGAAGAAGAAGCCATGATAAAAGAGTTTTGCCAAGGTCATTATTCAGAGGAAAATTAA
- a CDS encoding nitrilase-related carbon-nitrogen hydrolase, whose protein sequence is MSDKVVIGLIQASNDVDGNEAVEVHKEKAIEKHIKLVKEASGRGAQIVCLQEIFYGPYFCTEQNTKWYDAAEEIPNGPTAKRFQDLARELGVVIVLPIYEREGIATYYNTAAVIDADGSYLGKYRKHHIPHVGVGKEGGGFWEKFYFKPGNLGYPVFDTAFAKIGVYICYDRHFPEGARLLGLNGAEIVFNPSATVAGLSEYLWKLEQPAHAVANGYYIGAINRVGYEGPWNMGEFYGQSYLADPRGRFVAEGSRDRDEVVIGEMDKKLIREVRDTWQFYRDRRPETYQDMTALLP, encoded by the coding sequence ATGTCAGACAAAGTTGTAATTGGATTAATTCAGGCAAGCAATGATGTAGATGGAAATGAAGCTGTCGAAGTTCACAAGGAAAAAGCCATTGAAAAGCATATCAAGCTTGTGAAAGAAGCAAGCGGCAGAGGTGCACAGATTGTTTGTCTTCAGGAAATCTTTTATGGCCCATACTTCTGCACGGAGCAGAACACGAAATGGTACGACGCAGCGGAAGAAATTCCAAATGGACCGACTGCAAAAAGGTTTCAGGACCTTGCCCGTGAACTGGGCGTCGTAATTGTGCTGCCAATTTATGAACGCGAAGGAATTGCTACTTATTATAATACAGCCGCAGTTATTGATGCGGATGGATCATACTTAGGAAAATACCGTAAACATCATATTCCTCATGTGGGAGTTGGCAAAGAAGGCGGCGGTTTCTGGGAGAAGTTTTACTTTAAACCGGGCAACCTTGGCTATCCCGTTTTTGATACAGCTTTTGCGAAAATTGGAGTCTATATCTGTTATGACCGGCATTTCCCTGAAGGTGCAAGGCTCCTTGGGTTAAATGGAGCTGAAATTGTCTTTAATCCATCTGCTACTGTAGCGGGTCTGTCAGAATATTTATGGAAGCTTGAACAGCCAGCTCATGCAGTTGCAAACGGGTATTACATCGGGGCCATCAACCGGGTTGGTTATGAGGGGCCATGGAACATGGGTGAGTTTTACGGACAATCCTATCTTGCCGATCCAAGAGGACGCTTTGTGGCTGAAGGAAGCCGTGACAGGGACGAGGTCGTCATCGGTGAGATGGATAAAAAATTAATCCGTGAAGTCCGGGATACATGGCAGTTTTATCGTGACAGACGTCCCGAAACATATCAGGATATGACGGCTTTGCTGCCTTAA
- a CDS encoding NAD(P)-dependent oxidoreductase — MEVEQALSNREAFEEANRCLFCYDAPCIQACPTGIDIPSFIKKIASGNLKGSAKTIMTANPVGASCSRVCPTEELCEGACVLNSSTKPIMIGNLQRYATDWAIHNEQILFRAGEKNGKTVAIVGGGPAGLSAARELALLGYSVTIFEAEQYAGGLNTYGIVSFRLPQSISFWEVEQVKSLDVEIRTNTRVGKDVMASELIENYDAIVLAVGMSSVPKLGIEGEDADGVYDAIDFVKETKTAKTMDLIGKKAVVIGAGNTAIDAATCSVRLGAEDVSILYRRTQAEMTAYDFEYDFAKQDGVAFKWLTAPKRIVTNEDNRVIGIECFKMELSAGTNGQRPRPVPVPGSEFIIETDAVIRAIGQSRYLHLIEQFGIEHSEGVVRISEESYQTSNEKIFACGDVIFGKGQGEAMVVSAAQQGKLTAYEIHKKISFEELKLA, encoded by the coding sequence ATGGAGGTTGAGCAGGCCCTGTCAAACAGGGAAGCGTTCGAGGAAGCCAATCGATGTTTATTTTGCTACGACGCTCCTTGTATTCAGGCCTGTCCGACTGGTATTGATATCCCCTCTTTTATAAAGAAAATCGCTTCAGGAAATCTGAAGGGATCCGCCAAAACCATTATGACGGCTAATCCTGTTGGAGCAAGTTGTTCACGTGTTTGCCCGACGGAGGAGCTTTGTGAAGGTGCGTGTGTACTTAATTCATCTACAAAGCCCATTATGATCGGCAACCTGCAGCGCTATGCGACCGATTGGGCGATTCATAATGAACAGATCCTGTTTCGGGCTGGTGAAAAGAATGGGAAGACAGTGGCCATTGTCGGCGGAGGACCTGCAGGATTATCAGCAGCAAGAGAGCTTGCATTGCTCGGCTACAGCGTAACGATTTTTGAAGCTGAACAATATGCCGGAGGCTTAAATACGTATGGCATCGTCTCTTTCAGGCTTCCCCAATCCATTTCTTTTTGGGAAGTAGAGCAAGTAAAAAGCCTGGATGTTGAAATCAGGACAAATACCCGGGTCGGAAAAGATGTCATGGCTTCCGAATTGATAGAGAACTATGATGCCATTGTTCTCGCTGTAGGCATGTCTTCAGTTCCAAAGCTTGGCATTGAAGGCGAAGATGCAGATGGTGTCTACGATGCGATTGATTTTGTAAAAGAAACGAAAACGGCAAAAACAATGGACCTGATTGGGAAGAAGGCCGTTGTAATAGGAGCTGGAAACACGGCAATAGATGCTGCAACATGCTCAGTCAGACTTGGTGCAGAGGATGTCAGCATTCTCTACCGCAGGACTCAGGCAGAAATGACAGCATACGATTTTGAATATGATTTCGCCAAACAGGACGGTGTTGCTTTCAAATGGCTTACTGCTCCAAAGCGGATTGTGACGAATGAGGATAACAGAGTAATAGGAATTGAATGCTTCAAAATGGAGCTTTCTGCTGGAACTAATGGACAGCGTCCGCGCCCTGTTCCCGTTCCAGGCTCTGAGTTTATCATCGAAACGGATGCAGTCATCCGAGCAATCGGACAATCAAGATATCTCCATTTAATCGAGCAATTCGGCATAGAACATTCTGAAGGAGTGGTGCGAATTTCAGAAGAATCTTATCAAACCTCAAACGAGAAGATTTTTGCCTGCGGAGATGTAATTTTCGGTAAAGGCCAGGGAGAAGCGATGGTCGTTTCAGCTGCTCAGCAAGGGAAGCTGACAGCTTATGAGATTCATAAAAAGATATCTTTTGAAGAACT